In Chloracidobacterium sp., the following proteins share a genomic window:
- a CDS encoding 4-hydroxybutyrate CoA-transferase: MSRYTTPEVAVRCISSGDRVFIHSVAAAPQHLIRAMTARAPELRNVEIVHLHTEGEAPYAAADMAESFHVNAFFVGGNVRKALLEGHADYVPVFLSEVPNLFRRGILPLDVALLHVSPPDQHGFCTLGVSIDVARAAFEAAKHVIAQVNPQMPRTQGDALIHVNDIDAMVEVDEPLFEVPMPELTDADRSIGRHIANLIEDGATMQMGIGSIPNAVLASLGDHKDLGVHTEMFSDGVIPLVEKGVINGRRKAKHPGRMVSGFVMGTQRLYDFIDDNPQVLMLDIAYVNDTAVIRRNPKVTAVNSAIEVDLTGQVCADSIGMRQYSGVGGQMDFIRGASLSEGGKPIIALQSSTTKGESKIVPFLKEGAGVVSTRAHVHYIVTEFGVANLYGLNLRQRASELIKIAHPDHREALDKAAFDRFKHY, translated from the coding sequence ATGAGCAGATATACCACCCCAGAAGTAGCCGTTCGGTGCATTAGCTCCGGCGATCGCGTGTTTATCCACAGTGTCGCCGCCGCACCACAGCATCTGATCCGGGCGATGACCGCGAGGGCACCGGAATTGAGGAATGTCGAGATCGTTCACCTGCACACTGAGGGTGAAGCTCCGTATGCGGCGGCCGACATGGCGGAGAGCTTCCACGTCAATGCATTCTTTGTCGGCGGCAATGTACGCAAGGCGTTGCTGGAGGGCCATGCGGATTATGTGCCGGTATTTTTGTCGGAGGTGCCGAACCTGTTTCGCCGCGGCATTCTCCCGCTTGACGTCGCCTTATTGCATGTTTCCCCACCGGACCAGCACGGATTTTGCACGCTCGGTGTTTCGATAGACGTGGCGCGGGCGGCATTTGAGGCAGCAAAACATGTGATCGCCCAGGTCAATCCGCAGATGCCGCGAACACAGGGCGATGCATTGATCCATGTAAACGACATTGACGCGATGGTTGAGGTGGATGAACCGCTGTTCGAGGTGCCCATGCCGGAACTGACCGACGCCGACCGGTCGATAGGCCGGCACATCGCCAACCTCATCGAGGACGGTGCGACGATGCAGATGGGCATAGGCTCTATCCCGAACGCCGTGCTCGCCTCGCTTGGTGATCACAAGGACCTTGGCGTTCACACCGAGATGTTCTCTGACGGCGTTATTCCTCTGGTCGAAAAAGGTGTCATTAACGGTCGCCGCAAGGCCAAACACCCCGGCCGCATGGTGTCCGGGTTCGTGATGGGGACGCAGAGGCTATACGACTTTATCGACGACAACCCGCAGGTGCTGATGCTCGACATCGCATATGTCAACGACACGGCCGTGATCCGCCGCAACCCGAAGGTCACCGCCGTAAATTCCGCTATCGAGGTCGATCTTACGGGGCAGGTGTGTGCCGATTCTATAGGAATGCGGCAGTATTCCGGCGTTGGCGGGCAGATGGATTTTATACGCGGAGCTTCGCTGTCCGAGGGCGGCAAGCCGATCATCGCCCTGCAATCATCGACCACGAAAGGCGAGAGCAAGATCGTTCCTTTCCTAAAAGAGGGCGCCGGCGTCGTCTCGACACGTGCTCACGTTCATTACATCGTCACCGAATTTGGTGTTGCGAACCTCTATGGCCTGAATCTACGCCAGAGGGCATCCGAACTTATCAAGATCGCACATCCCGACCATCGTGAGGCTCTCGACAAAGCGGCCTTTGATCGGTTCAAGCATTATTAA
- a CDS encoding nucleoside deaminase: MKASLDPQALLDIAIEEARLGAAEGGIPIGAALFDGDGNLLGRGHNRRVQEDDPCIHGETDAFRKAGRQRRYRDTIMATTLAPCWYCSGLVRQFGIGTVIVGESSTFYGGIDWLRENGVEVIDLASGDCKGLLGQFIREHPDVWNEDIGE; encoded by the coding sequence ATGAAGGCCAGCCTTGACCCGCAAGCCCTACTCGACATCGCCATCGAAGAAGCCCGCCTCGGCGCCGCCGAGGGCGGCATCCCCATCGGCGCGGCGTTGTTCGACGGCGACGGCAATCTGCTCGGCCGCGGCCATAACCGCCGTGTGCAGGAGGACGACCCGTGTATCCACGGTGAGACCGACGCTTTTCGCAAAGCCGGCCGCCAACGCCGCTACCGTGACACAATAATGGCCACAACACTCGCCCCGTGCTGGTACTGCAGCGGGCTAGTCCGACAGTTCGGCATCGGCACGGTGATCGTCGGTGAATCTTCTACCTTCTACGGCGGCATTGACTGGCTCCGTGAGAATGGCGTTGAGGTGATAGATCTGGCTAGTGGTGATTGCAAAGGGCTGCTGGGCCAATTCATTCGCGAACATCCGGACGTCTGGAATGAGGACATTGGAGAATAG
- a CDS encoding proline dehydrogenase family protein, with the protein MSEFSLDFQDTATAFADKTDSQLKEKHRLLKVLNSPTLNSIGTKAAKFALSIGLPVEGMIKSTIFEQFCGGETIAECDLVIKKLGDARIGTILDYSVEGKATEEDFDRTRDEIIRTIERAKNDGNIPFSVFKVTGIAPLGTLERMSARKKLDAKGQAKCERITKRIADICDAAYQAQQPLFIDAEDSWIQDAIDRIVTEMMERYNRERPFIYNTLQMYRTDRLQHLKDARRQAKADGYFYAVKLVRGAYMEKERERAVEMGYPSPIHETKADTDADFDAALDYCMRHYEDMAFVNATHNETSALHLARLMHDAGVAPDHPHIHFSQLYGMGDGISYVLAKHGYNVSKYVPYGPVHDAVPYLIRRAEENTATAGQVSRELEMVRRELARRGLA; encoded by the coding sequence ATGAGTGAATTCTCTCTGGACTTCCAGGACACCGCGACGGCGTTTGCCGATAAGACCGATTCACAGCTAAAAGAGAAGCACCGGCTGCTCAAGGTCCTCAACTCGCCAACCCTCAACTCGATCGGCACCAAGGCCGCGAAATTCGCTCTGTCGATCGGGCTGCCGGTCGAAGGCATGATCAAATCGACGATCTTCGAGCAATTCTGCGGCGGCGAAACGATCGCGGAATGTGATCTTGTTATCAAGAAGTTGGGCGACGCTCGTATCGGTACGATCCTTGATTATTCCGTTGAGGGAAAGGCTACCGAGGAAGATTTTGACCGAACGCGGGACGAGATAATCCGGACTATCGAGCGTGCTAAAAATGACGGGAACATCCCGTTCTCGGTCTTTAAGGTCACCGGCATCGCCCCGCTTGGAACTCTTGAGCGAATGAGCGCACGCAAAAAATTGGATGCCAAGGGCCAGGCAAAATGCGAGCGGATCACTAAGCGTATAGCCGACATCTGCGATGCGGCATACCAAGCGCAGCAGCCGCTCTTTATCGACGCCGAGGACTCGTGGATACAGGACGCCATCGATCGGATCGTCACAGAGATGATGGAACGGTACAATCGCGAGCGGCCGTTCATCTATAACACTCTACAGATGTATCGGACCGACCGCCTGCAGCATCTGAAGGATGCCAGACGCCAGGCGAAGGCCGATGGCTACTTTTATGCCGTAAAACTCGTTCGCGGCGCATATATGGAAAAAGAACGCGAACGCGCGGTCGAGATGGGCTATCCGTCACCGATCCACGAGACGAAAGCTGATACCGATGCCGATTTTGACGCCGCGCTCGACTATTGCATGCGCCATTACGAGGACATGGCGTTTGTGAACGCAACCCACAACGAGACAAGTGCTCTGCATTTGGCACGCCTAATGCACGACGCCGGCGTCGCGCCGGATCACCCGCACATACACTTTTCGCAGCTTTATGGAATGGGCGACGGCATTTCGTACGTGTTAGCTAAGCATGGCTACAACGTCTCAAAATATGTTCCCTACGGCCCGGTTCATGACGCCGTGCCATATTTGATCCGCCGAGCAGAGGAAAACACCGCAACCGCAGGCCAGGTGAGCAGGGAACTTGAGATGGTGAGGCGTGAACTCGCCCGGCGCGGTCTAGCGTAG